The following proteins come from a genomic window of Salvia hispanica cultivar TCC Black 2014 chromosome 4, UniMelb_Shisp_WGS_1.0, whole genome shotgun sequence:
- the LOC125217871 gene encoding probable serine/threonine-protein kinase PBL19 translates to MSCFYIFKRKCKRGGNSAPELGATNNSGASGNRVAKSTGSLPSSSARSIPEMYREREGSLRVFSLSELKEATNSFNRLLKIGEGGFGSVYKGSIKPADGGDGPPIIVAIKKLNTQGLQGHKQWIAEVQFLGVLDHPNLVKLLGYCAVDGERGIQRLLVYEYMQNKSLEDHLFNRSVPTIPWIRRLSIILGAAQGMAYLHEGLEVQVIYRDFKSSNVLLDSDFNPRLSDFGLAREGPTGNRTHVSTAPVGTRGYAAPEYVETGHLSVKSDIWSFGVVLYEILAGRRTLDRNLPSAEQKLLGWVKQFPVDGKRFSMIMDPRLQNQYSLPAARRIAKLADSCLNKNPKDRPSMSQVVEILKQALEESQRSSSVPTDSSSPLPTPSALKKPFKRSGDAGTSRQVPQMAKAKG, encoded by the exons ATGAGTTGCTTCTACATATTCAAACGTAAGTGCAAAAGAGGCGGGAATTCCGCGCCTGAATTAGGCGCCACCAACAATTCAGGCGCAAGTGGTAATCGCGTGGCTAAATCTACTGGTTCTCTGCCGTCTTCCTCCGCTCGGAGCATACCGGAAATGTACAGAGAGAGGGAGGGGAGCCTGAGGGTTTTCTCTCTCTCGGAGCTCAAAGAAGCAACCAATAGTTTCAATAGGCTGCTTAAGATCGGAGAGGGCGGGTTCGGGAGCGTGTACAAGGGCTCGATCAAGCCCGCGGATGGAGGCGACGGCCCTCCCATCATTGTTGCCATCAAGAAGCTCAACACGCAGGGCCTGCAG GGCCATAAGCAATGGATTGCAGAGGTACAATTCCTTGGAGTGCTAGATCACCCCAATCTAGTCAAGCTTTTGGGATATTGTGCTGTGGATGGCGAAAGAGGCATTCAACGACTGTTGGTTTATGAGTACATGCAAAATAAAAGCTTGGAAGACCACCTATTTAATAGGTCTGTGCCAACGATTCCTTGGATAAGGCGACTAAGCATTATCCTTGGAGCTGCTCAAGGAATGGCATATCTACACGAGGGTTTGGAAGTCCAG GTGATTTATCGAGATTTCAAATCATCTAATGTTCTACTGGACTCGGACTTCAATCCCAGACTTTCTGACTTTGGTCTAGCAAGAGAAGGCCCTACAGGAAACCGAACTCATGTCTCTACTGCG CCTGTAGGCACACGTGGATATGCTGCTCCAGAATATGTTGAGACCGGCCATTTGTCAGTCAAGAGCGATATATGGAGCTTTGGAGTTGTTCTGTATGAGATACTCGCAGGGCGACGGACCTTGGACAGAAACCTCCCATCAGCAGAACAGAAACTACTAGGATGGGTGAAACAGTTCCCTGTGGATGGTAAGAGGTTTAGCATGATCATGGATCCACGTCTCCAAAACCAATACTCCCTACCCGCTGCGAGAAGAATCGCAAAATTAGCTGATAGCTGCTTGAACAAGAATCCAAAAGATCGGCCAAGTATGAGTCAAGTAGTGGAGATCTTGAAGCAAGCACTGGAAGAATCCCAAAGGAGTTCTTCAGTTCCAACAGACTCCTCTTCACCTTTACCTACTCCGTCTGCCCTGAAAAAGCCATTCAAAAGAAGCGGAGATGCTGGTACTTCCAGACAGGTGCCTCAAATGGCTAAG GCTAAAGGTTGA
- the LOC125218876 gene encoding novel plant SNARE 11, with product MVSEELAEIEGQIQDIFRALSNGFQKLEKIKDSTRRSRQLEELTDKMRECKRLINFWVFQLYKNDPSTNKMLNEKKQSMIKELNSYVALKKQYSSSLENKRVDLFEGPGEGYAEDNVLLASNMTNQQLMDHGNNMMDETDQAIDRAQKVVHETINVGTETSAALKAQTEQMSRIVNELDSIHFSIKKASKLVKEIGRQVATDRCIMALLFLIVVGVIAVIIVKIVNPNNKDIRDIPGLAPPVPARRLLWISD from the exons ATGGTGAGCGAAGAGCTCGCTGAGATCGAGGGCCAGATTCAAGATATATTTCGAGCTCTATC GAATGGATTTcaaaaattggagaaaattaAGGACTCCACCCGGCGAAGCCGGCAGCTGGAGGAGCTTACCGATAAGATGCGCGAATGTAAGAG ATTGATCAACTTTTGGGTTTTTCAACTGTACAAAAATGACCCTAGCACAAACAAGATGCTTAATGAGAAAAAGCAGTCAATG ATCAAAGAGTTGAACTCATATGTCGCTCTCAAGAAACA GTATTCAAGTAGTCTTGAAAATAAGCGAGTGGATCTTTTCGAGGGCCCGGGTGAAGGGTATGCAGAAGATAATGTCTTGCTTGCTTCAA ATATGACAAATCAGCAGCTTATGGATCATGGAAATAATATGATGGATGAGactgatcaagcaattgacaGAGCTCAAAAG gTTGTTCATGAGACCATTAATGTGGGGACAGAGACATCTGCCGCACTCAAAGCTCAG aCTGAACAGATGAGCAGAATCGTGAATGAACTGGACTCCATCCATTTTTCAATTAAGAAGGCCTCTAAGCTAGTAAAGGAAATTGGTAGGCag GTTGCAACTGATCGGTGTATCATGGCTCTCCTTTTCCTTATTGTTGTTGGTGTCATAGCAGTCATTATAGTGAAG ATTGTGAACCCAAATAACAAAGATATTCGAGATATACCAGGATTAGCTCCTCCTGTACCTGCTCGGAGACTTCTATGGATTTCTGATTGA